From Microbacterium sp. 10M-3C3:
TCGGGCGCGGGCAGCACGCGCGCGCCGGCAGCCGGGTCGACCGGCGCCGGCTGCTCGAGCGCGACGTCGACGTCGGTCGCCGCCTGCAGGCGTGCGGCCTCGTCGGCGTGCGCGGATGCGGGGTCGTGGGGGCTGTAGCGGTCGTCGCTCATGCCGCGGCTCCTCGGGTCTCCGGCGTCTCGCCGGCCATCATGAGGCCGAGCACATCGCGCGACGTGTCGCCCGGCACGATGCCGACGACGCGCCCGCGGTACATGACCATGATGCGATCGGCGAGCGCGGTCACCTCGTCGAGCTCCGTGGAGACGACGATGACCGGCACGCCGGCGTCGCGCGTCTCGATGACGCGCTTGTGGATGAATTCGATCGACCCGACGTCGACGCCGCGGGTGGGCTGGGCGGCGACGAACAGGCGCAGGTCGCGGCTGAGCTCGCGCGCGAGCACGACCTTCTGCTGGTTGCCGCCGGAGAGCCGCCCGACCTTCGTCTCGATCGAGGGCGTGCGCACGTCGTACTCGGCGACCTTCGCGCGCGCGAAGTCCGCGAGCGTCTGCAGCTGCAGCGCCCCGCCCTTGACGAAGGGCGCCGAGTCGGAGCGGTCGAGCATGAGGTTCTCGGCGATCGTGAACTCGCCGACCAGGCCGTCCTCCTTGCGGTCCTCCGGCACGAAGCCGACCCCCGCGTCGAGGATGCGCTTGACGCTCGCTCCCTGCAGCTCGACGCCGTCGAGGACGATCGAGCCGGTCACGCGCTCCTGCAGACCCAGGAGCGCCTCGGTGAGCTCGGTCTGGCCATTGCCCTGCACGCCGGCGATGGCGAGCACCTCGCCGCGGCGCACGTCGAACGACACGTCGTCGACGACGACGTGACCGACCGCGTCGACGACGCGCAGCCGGTCGACCTCGAGCGCGACGTCGCCGAGGGTGGGCGGCTCCTTCTGCACCGTCAGCTCGACCGCGCGCCCGACCATGAGCGACGCGAGCTCGGCGTTGGAGGCCGTGGGCGAGGCCTCGCCGACGACCTTGCCGAGCCGGATGACCGTGATGCGGTCGGCGACCTCGCGCACCTCGCGCAGCTTGTGGGTGATGAACACGATCGAGGTGCCCGACTCCTTGAGCTGGCGCATGATCGCCATGAGCTCGTCGGTCTCCTGCGGCGTGAGCACGGCGGTCGGCTCGTCGAACACGAGCACGCGGGCGTCGCGCGAGAGCGCCTTGATGATCTCGACGCGCTGCTGCACGCCGACGGGCAGGTCTTCCACGACCGCATCCGGGTCGACGTCGAAGCCGAAGCGGTCGGAGATCTCCTTGACGGTGGCTCGCGCGGCCTGCAGGTTCAGGCGGCCGCCGAAGGTCGTCGGCTCGTGGCCGAGCATGACGTTCTCGGCCACGGTGAAGACGGGGATGAGCATGAAGTGCTGGTGCACCATGCCGATGCCGGCACGCATGGCGTCGCCGGGTCCGGAGAAGTGCTGGACGACGTCGTCGAGCAGGATCTCACCGCCGTCGGCCTGGTACAGGCCGTAGAGGACGTTCATGAGGGTGGACTTACCGGCGCCGTTCTCACCCAGCAGACAGTGGATCTCACCGGCCTCGACAGTGAGGTCGATGTGGTCGTTCGCCACCAGAGAGCCGAACGT
This genomic window contains:
- a CDS encoding ABC transporter ATP-binding protein yields the protein MKLELRGITKTFGSLVANDHIDLTVEAGEIHCLLGENGAGKSTLMNVLYGLYQADGGEILLDDVVQHFSGPGDAMRAGIGMVHQHFMLIPVFTVAENVMLGHEPTTFGGRLNLQAARATVKEISDRFGFDVDPDAVVEDLPVGVQQRVEIIKALSRDARVLVFDEPTAVLTPQETDELMAIMRQLKESGTSIVFITHKLREVREVADRITVIRLGKVVGEASPTASNAELASLMVGRAVELTVQKEPPTLGDVALEVDRLRVVDAVGHVVVDDVSFDVRRGEVLAIAGVQGNGQTELTEALLGLQERVTGSIVLDGVELQGASVKRILDAGVGFVPEDRKEDGLVGEFTIAENLMLDRSDSAPFVKGGALQLQTLADFARAKVAEYDVRTPSIETKVGRLSGGNQQKVVLARELSRDLRLFVAAQPTRGVDVGSIEFIHKRVIETRDAGVPVIVVSTELDEVTALADRIMVMYRGRVVGIVPGDTSRDVLGLMMAGETPETRGAAA